Below is a genomic region from Leucobacter exalbidus.
ATCGCCGAGGGCGACCGCTTTCTGAACGGCCTCGAAGCCAAATGGAGCATCGAGGGCGGTGACATTGGCGCCTCGGCGAGCGTGAGCGGCTACCTGCCCCGCATGCAGGGCCCGATTAACGTCGCCGAGCGCAAAGATCAGCCAGTGCAGCTTGCCACCGGTACGCTCGTGAGCTTCGTGCCCTCGGCCAATCACAGTAACAAGCCGGTGAGCTGGGCCTTTATCGATGGTGACACCGGTGCGGTGGCCTGGACCGAAGATGGCCTGGGCCGCCCCGACTCCTGTGTACTCAACGATGATCACACCGAAGGTGTGTGCGCCACCTCAGAGGCCCAGGTGGTGGGCTTTAACGCGGCCGGGCTGACCTTCCGTGTGCCCAGTGAGCTGGGGGTGGTGCAGCGATTCGGTGACGAACTGCGTGTGCTTGAGCCCGCAGCCATTGTGTCGCGCTCAATGACAGGAAAAGAGCTTGCCTCTGAGCCGGTTTCTGGCGAAGCCGGGTGGAACGTGAATAACGCCAGCAACCCCGACTGCGTGTGGCTCGCGGGCGGTGACACCGTGTCATACGCGGGCGACGGCTGCTCAGCCCCCGACGACGAAGTACTCGTCAAGTCGACCACCTTTACCTGGGATATCGCGGGCACCGACAAGCCCGTGATTCTGATCGACGATGCCCAGTCCCTGCGTGCCTTCGATGCCGAGAGTCGCAAGAAGCTGTGGACCATCGACGGTGCGCTGCCCGGCTGGTACCAGGCCCCCCAGATCGTTGAGCGTGAGTCGGGCGACGGCGTGCTGGTGTGGAAGGAAGCGGCCGCGAAGTTCGCAGTGGTTGATCTGCGCACAGGCACCGAGACGGTGGTGGACACCAATGTGTCTGACCGAAACATTGCGGTGTCTGGCGGGCAGGTGCTTGCATTCAGCGGTCCCACAGATCAGGCGCTCTCAGAGGTGGCGATCTTCGACGGTGAAACCGGCGCCGAGGTGTACACGGGCTCGTTCGCTGAAGTCACCGATGTGGCTGAGGTGATCGGCGGCCCGGCAGGGGTGATCTTCTCGCACTACTACTGCACCGACTGCTCCACAGCCGAGGGATCCCACCGGCTCGACAGCTACACATTTATGGGGGCAGTGCAGGGCGCCACAGCGGCCGGCACCGCGGCGACAGGAGCCTCACTGCCCGGCTCAATCACAGAGGAATGCCCCGCCAAAACCGACACATACGCCTGGGCCGAGTTCGTAGACGGCTGGGTGCTCGTGTGCGGGCTGTCGCAGTCTGAGCCGACGTTTATGGCCTACCAAGAGGCCGGCTCCTCAAACGTGCAGTACTCAGTAGGCGCGACCAACCCCACCAGCGCTGATGCGAAGGCTGCTGTCGACTGGGATGCCGGGCTGTCACGGTACACGGGCGAGATGGCGAACGGCGATCACATCACGCTCGACTACGAAATCGGCACGATGGTGCGGCGTGACTCGGCCAACCACAAGACTCTCGACCAGCAACGCTTCGTGCAGTACGTGTTCGTGCCCATGGGAGAGAGCGTACGTACGGTGCAAGAAACATCGCAGCAAGACGGTGCCTTCAACGTGCAGGCCCCCGAAGACACCGCCCAAGACCAGGTGCGGTACATGATCGAGGTGCTCGAAAAGGCGTACTCGGGGCGTGCCCTGTTGAAGGATGCGCTACCCAAGCTGCAGTACTGCACGGCGTCAGCGGGCGGCTATTCAGACACCGTTTCGGCGATGGAAGCTGTGCGCGATAACCGGTCTGAGCTATTGAGCGCGCTCGACGCGATGCCGGTCGACAAGATTCCTGACGGGAACGCCCTGCTCGACGACCTCTACGAGGCGATTGAGGCCTCGCACCGGGCGAACGTCGAGTACGTGGCCTGGGCCGAGGCGGCGAACGCCTCGGGTTGTGCGTCGTTGTCGAGCGCCGGTGAGGCTGCGGCGAAGGCCTCAGACGCACCTAAGGAGCGGTTTGCATCGCGCTGGAACCGCTCCGTGGCCCCCACGTATGGGGTGCGCACGTTCGACGCCTGGTACATCTAACGGCCCGGTAGAGCCCACGCAGTTACTGCGTGGGCTCTGCCCACCACAGCGCGGTTTCGCCGTGACGCTTGTCACGCACCGGCTCGAGGCCCGCGGGCCAGGTGGGCTCGGGGGAGCGGGAAGACCGCTCCACGAGCACCGCGGCATCGGCCGCGAGCATGGGGACGAGCGCGGCGAGGTTCGCTGACAGCTCGGCCTCACCCAGGTCGTAGGGCGGGTCGAGAAACACGACATCCCAGGTGGGCGCCGGATCCCGCAGGGCGCGCGCATCGAGGAACGCCTGCACCGACTGCTTCGCCACCTCGACGACGGGCGGCTGAACGCGAGCATGCGCAAACGAGGGCTTGATGGTGCGCCAGTTGCGCTCGGCCACGCCTGCGGCCTGCTGGTTCTTCTCGACGAGGGTGACCGAGGCTGCACCGCGGCTCGCCGATTCGAGGCCCAGGGCCCCTGATCCGGCGTAGAGGTCAAGCACGCGCGCGTCTTCGGTGAGGCCCCAAGATACGAGCGTAGAAAAGATGGCCTCGCGTACGCGGTCGCTCGTGGGTCGTGTGCCCGCTTGGGGGACTTCGAGCCTGAGCGATCCGGCAACTCCTGAAATGATCCTCGTCACGATTCGAGGGTACCGTGTGGCGCACGGCGCGCGCTGCGACCGCGCCGTGTCAGTGGGTGCGGGTACGCTGAGTACATGGAAAATGTCACCCTCGAGACGCCGCTTGTCGGCATCATTGGTGACCGCACGGCGACCGTGCTCGAGCGCGCGTTCGAAATGCACACGGTAGAAGATCTGCTGATGCACTTTCCGCGACGCTATTCGAAGCGCGGCGAGCTCTCGCCATTGAAAGAGCTGCCCATTGGCGAGCACATCACGGTGGTGGCCGAGGTACTTGAGGTGCGTGAGCGTCGCATGCAGCGCCGCAATGGCAGTCTGATCGAGGCCCGCATCACCGATGGTGAGGGGTTTCTCACGATCACCTTCTTTAACCAAAAATGGCGGTTGAAGGATTTGCAGGCGCGTCGCCGCGGCGTATTCAGCGGCAAGGTGAGCGAGTACCGCGGTGCGCTGCAGCTGCAGCAACCCGATTATGAGCTGTTTGAACATCGCGACGATGCGCCCGGGGGAGAAGCGCTGAGCGAGGCCGCCGCGAAGGCGTGGTCGCAGGTGCCCGTGCCGCTGTACCCCGCGACGGGGCAGGCGCAGTCGTGGGCCATTCACCGGGCGATCGGTGTCGTGCTCGACCAGCTTGATCCGGTGCCCGACCCGCTGCCGATGTACGTGGTCGCGACCGAGGGTCTGATGAGTTTTGATCAGGCGCTGCGCCTGGTGCACCAACCCGAGGTCGACGAGCACTGGCAGCAGGCCCGCCAGAGTTTGCTGTTTCGTGAGGCGTTCGAGCTGCAGCTTGCGCTGCTTGACCGCAGGCGCCGGGTGGGGCTCGCCCCCGCCATGCCCCGCGAGAAGGACGGTGAGCTGCTCACCCGATTCGACGGCACACTGCCGTTCACGCTCACGGGCGACCAGCAGCGCGCGGGCGAGACCATCGCGAACGATCTCGCCGACGTGCATCCTATGCACCGTCTGCTGCAGGGCGAAGTGGGCTCAGGTAAAACCCTCGTGGCGCTGCGGGCGATGCTGCAGGTCGCCGAAGATGGCGGGCAGAGCGCGCTGCTCTCGCCCACCGAGGTACTCGCCTCACAGCATTTCCGTTCCATCAATGAATCGCTCGGCCCAGATCTCGCGGCAGAGGTCGGCGTCGTGCTGCTGACCGGCCGCATGCCGGCGGCTGAGCGCAAGAAGGCCCTGCTTGCGCTCGCCTCGGGCGCGGCCCGCATCGCGATCGGCACGCATGCCCTGCTGGGTGACAAAGTGTCAATGTACGACCTCGGCCTCGTCGTGATCGATGAGCAGCACCGCTTTGGCGTTGACCAGCGCGAAGCCCTGCGAAAAAAGGGCAACAACCCGCACACGCTCGCCATGACCGCCACCCCCATTCCGCGCACGGTCGCCCTCACCGCGTTTGGCGACCTCGAGGTGTCCACCATTAAAGAGCTGCCCGCTGGGCGACAGGGCATCAAAACAGTGGTCGTACACGAGGAATACACGCCAGACCGCAAGACGCGCATGTGGCAGGAAGTGTTTTCGCAGCTCGAAGAGGGGCGCCAGATCTACTTCGTGTGCCCCGCGATTGACCAGACTGAACTCGACCCCGAGCTTGATGCCGAAATTGATGGGCCGGTCGCCGCGCACACCGCGGCAGACGCGAACGCCCCCGCAGCGCCGCCGAAGCCGCCCGTTGCCAACGTCACCGACACCGTCGCGCTGCTGCGTCGGTCACGCAAATACGAGGGCATTCGGGTGGAGGGCATGTACGGCAGCATGCCCACTGACGAGAAAGACCGCATCATGCAAGACTTCGCGTCGGGCGACATCGGCATTCTCGTCTCGACCACGGTGATCGAGGTCGGCGTGAACGTGCCCAACGCCTCCATGATGATCGTGCGCAACGCCGACCGCTTCGGTATTTCGCAGCTGCATCAGCTGCGGGGACGTGTGGGGCGCGGCCAGCACGCAGGTCGATGCCTGCTGTTGACGAGCGCCGAAGAGGGCACACCCGCCCTCGAGCGGCTGCTGGCGGTCGCCGCCACCACCGACGGGTTTCAGCTCGCCGAGGCCGACCTCGAGCAGCGGCGCGAGGGCGATATTTTGGGCACCCGGCAGTCGGGCGGGCGCTCGACCCTGCGCCTCTTGCGCGTCACCGAGCATGGTGAACTCATCGTGCACGCCCGCGAGGTCGCCGCAGATCTGCTCGACGGCGACCCGCTGCTTGAGCAGTATCCGCTGCTCGCGAGCCGCATCGCCGCAGAAGAATCTCACATCGAGAACCTCGCGAAGTCGTAACAGCGTCACTGGCCAGCCGTGCCAAAGCCGCGAAGCCCTCGGTCAGCCCAGGGGAGTGACCTGCCCGAACATCCCGTGGTACCGCGGTACTACGGGGTCGGTACCTTTGGTCGATGTGCTGACCCCGGGGTGCGCCATATCTTCAATAGTGAGGCCAGAAAGTCTGGCCGGAACGACGAGGATTGCTCATGATCGAAGCACGCGGGCTCACCAAACAGTACGGCGACAAGCGCGCGGTGGATGACGTTACCTTCTCCATCGCACCCGGCCAGGTGACTGGCTTTCTGGGGCCGAACGGCGCAGGCAAATCAACCACGATGCGGCTGATCCTGGGCCTCGACAAAGCCAGCTCGGGCACCGTCACGGTCAACGGCATGCGGTACAGCGAGATGGCTTCGCCACTCACCCAGGTGGGGGCGCTGCTCGACGCAAAGGGGGTGCACCCCGGCCGCACCGCACGCAGTCACCTGCGCGCCATCGCCGCCACCCACGGCATCTCAGACCGCCGCGTGAACGACGTGCTCGAGCAGACCGGCCTCGAATCGGTCGCGCACAAACGCGTCGGCGGCTACTCGCTCGGCATGGGGCAGCGGCTCGGCATCGCCGCGGCGCTGCTGGGCGACCCCGGCGTGCTGATCCTAGATGAGCCCGTGAACGGCCTCGACCCCGATGGCGTGCGCTGGATTCGCGAGCTGCTGCGCTTCCTCGCGAGCGAGGGCCGCACCGTGCTGCTGTCGAGCCACCTGATGACCGAAATGGCGCAGACCGCCGACCACATCATCGTGCTGGCGCGCGGCCAGGTGAAGGCAGATGCCCCGCTCGCCGAATTCCTCGACGTGCAGGGCAAGCGCATGGTGACCGTGCGCAGCCCAGAGTCGGCACGCCTCGCCTCGCTCATCATGCGCGAGATTCCCGGCTGCCGCCTCGACTCCTCAGGCGACGCGGGCTTCACTGCCCAGGGCATCGAAACCGCTCAGGTAGGCCGCATCGCGCTGAACGCCGGCATCGAACTGCACGAGCTTGCAAGCTCCGGATCAAACCTCGAAGACGCCTACCTGTCGCTCACGCAAGACGATGTCGAGTACACGACCGAGCGTTACGCCGCCTAATTCGGTGCGCGCCCCCACCATCGCCCCGCGCGGGCCCCTTGAATGTGAAGGAACACACCATGACCACCACCCTCGTCATTGACGGCAGCAAAGTACCCGGCGAAGCATCGCCCACCCCGCCCAGAAAAGTGACCCCGGGCACGGCCGTCATGGGTGCCAAGCTCAGCTTCGGTGGCATGCTGCGGTCAGAACGCATCAAGCTGTCGTCACTGCGCAGCGTGAAGGCAACGCTGCTGTGCACCCTCGTAGCCGGCCTCGGGCTCGGCGCCCTCATCGCCGTGCTGTGGAACGCTGAGAATGATCTTGCCGCGGCCAGCGCGAGTGACCTGAACACGTACCTGCTGCTGTCGGGCACCACCGCGGCACCCTTCCTTGGCCTGATCTTTGGCGTGCTGGGTGTGCTCGTCATGTCGAGCGAATACGCGAGTGGGCTCATCCAGTCGACGCTCGTCGCAGCGCCCCGTCGCATGCCGGTATTCCTTGCGAAGGCGGCTGTGCTCGCCGTCGGCGCAGCACTCACCGCGCTGCTTATCGTTGGCGGCAGCATGGGGGTCGCCACGCTGATTTTCCCCGGGGCTGCAGCGCAATTCATGACCCCTCAGATTATCTCGGCGGTGCTCGGCACCGTGGGCTACCTCGTACTCCTCGCACTCTTCGCCTATGGCGTTGCCACACTCACTCGCAACGCCGCGGCCTCGATCGGCATCGTCGCTGGTGTCACGTTTGTGGCCCCCATTGCGCTGTCGATCATGTCGATGACCGGCTGGGACTGGGTGTACACGGTGATGGACTACCTGCCGATGACGCTCGGTAACACGCTCGCCCAGGGCATCTTGCCCGCCGATCAGATGGGCAGCGGTCTCGACTACTGGGGCGCCCTGTGCGCCATCGCGGTGTGGGCGATCGTCACGGTCGTGCCCGGCGCGATCCTATTTACCAAGCGCGACGCACGCTAATCGCAAGACACGAATGCCGGGCCCCGCGAGACTCTCGCGGGGCCCGCAGCAGTTAGGGTGAACCTATGACGAGCGTGACCAGCACCGACGCAGTGCTGCCCAAACCGCCAGGCCTGTTTCGACAGTTTCTGGCCACGCACCCACTTGCGGTCGACGTGTTCATCGTGGTGTGGTACTTCATTGGCGCGGGCATCGGTGTCATGTTCGACTACGCCGAGTTGAGCATGTTCGCGGCCGGAGCAGACTCCACCAGCTACCTGGACTGGCCGTGGTGGCCCTTCGCGGTGCTGCGCGTGCTTGTGGTGGCCGCGGCGCTGCTGTACCGGCGCAAGTTTCCCCTCATCGGGCTCTTCGCGGTCACGATAGCGACGCTAGGACCACACGAAGTGCAGAGCGCTGCTACGTTTGTGGCCCTCTGCTTCATGCTGTACGCCGTACCGGTCTACCGCAGCGTGCGGGCCGCATGGGCGGGGTACGGGTTTGTGATGGTGGTGACGATCACACAGGCGGTGTTCGCGGTGAGCGACGAGATCTCCACAGCGGCAAGCAACGGTGTTTCACTCGACGCCTGGCATAACATACGCAGCCTGCTGTCGTATTCGTCGATGCCCGGCCTGATGTATCTGGCGATCGTGATGTTTGGCATCAACCTCGGTAACCGCCGCCGTTACGTTGAAGCGATTATTGAGCGCGCGCATCAGCTCGTCGATGAACGCGATCAGCGAGCCCGGCTCGCGGTCGCTGAAGAACGCGCCCGCATCTCACGCGAGATGCACGACATAGTGGCCCACTCGCTGTCGGTAATGATCGCCCTGTCTGAGGGAAGCGCCCGCGCGGCCGCGAACGCGCCCGAGGCCGCGAGCGACGCCATGCGCAAGAGCGCCGAGACCGGCCGCACCGCCCTCGCAGAGATGCGCCGACTACTCGGCGCCCTGCGCTCGGGCGACGATTCACCCGAGCTCGCCCCGCAACCCGGCATGGACGATCTCGCAGATCTCGCGCAGGGCTTTCGCGACACCGGGCTGCGGGTGGGGCTGCGCATCGATGGCCAACCCTCGGGTGACCGCGGCCAAGAGCTCGCCGTCTACCGGGCCGTGCAAGAAGCCCTCACCAATGTGCTGCGGTACGCCGGCCGTGGCGCCCAGGTCAACGTCACCGTGCGCAGCACCCGCGACGCCACCAGGGTGACCGTGCGTGACTTCGGTCCGGTTACCGGAGCGATTCCACTGCGCACCGGCCTCGGCGCTGGCCTCGGCCTCGCCGGGCTGAAAGAACGCGCCCGCATGCTCGGCGGCGAGGCCGCAGCCGGCCCCGCCGAAGAGGGGCCCGGCTGGGAAATGCGCGTCAGGCTGCCCGCGGCGCTTGACGCACGAGACACCGACCCCAGTACTGCGAAGTAGCGCACGACCGCGCACCACCCTAGACTGCGCCCCAGACTCTGGACGGCACCCCGCCATGACCACACGAAGAACGGACCTTTTGATGTCGACCGCCCCCATTCGCGTCATGATCGTCGATGACCAAGAACTCATTCGCACCGGGTTCTCACTCATGCTCGCTGCCGAGCCCGCGCTCGAGATCATCGCCGAAGCCAGCGATGGCCGTGCGGCCCTCGCCGTGCTCGAGCGACTCAGCGCCGAGGGCAAGGGCTGCGACATCGCACTCATGGACGTGCGCATGCCGGGCATGAACGGCATCGACGCAACCGCTGAGATCGTGCGCCGATTCCCCGACACCCGGGTGCTCGTGCTCACCACGTTCGACCTTGACGAATACGCACTCGACGCGATTCGTGCCGGCGCTGCAGGGTTCTTGCTGAAAGACGCCAAACCCGAAGACCTCGTGACCGCCATCACGCGCATTGCCGCGGGAGATGCCGCGATGGCCCCGAGTGTCACCCGCAGACTCATCGATCGAATTGGCCTCAGCACGACGCCCGCCACCGAAGAAAATGCGGGGGAGGCGGGGCTTGATCCGGAGCTGGCGCAGCTGACCGAGCGCGAACGCGAGGTGCTGCAGCTCATCGCGGCCGGGCTCAATAACGCCGAAATTAGCGCGAGCCTGTTCCTTTCTGAGTCGACCGTGAAGACCCACGTGGGGCGCGTGCTCTCGAAATTGGCGCTGCGCGATCGCGTGCACGCCGTCATTTTTGCGAAAGAACACGGGCTGTAATCTGCGGTCTGATAATTATTCGACATATCCCAGGGGCGGCACCGCTAGGGTAGAGGCATGAGTAAGATCGCCGTCGTACCCGGTTCCTTCGACCCGGTCACGTTGGGGCACCTTGACGTGATCCGACGCACCGCCAAGATCTTTGATGAGGTGCATGTGCTCGTGGTTCATAACCCGGGCAAAGATGCGATGTTGCCAATCTCGGAGCGCGTGGGATTGATTCAAAAATCAATCACCGAAGACCCCGACATTCCAGACAACGTACTCATCGCCTCTTGGTCGGTGGGTCTGCTCGTTGACTACTGCACCGAGGTGGGCGCAAATGTGCTCGTCAAGGGCATCAGGTCGCAAATCGACGTCGCCTACGAGACACCGATGGTGCTCATGAACCGCAGCCTCGCAAACGTCGAGACCGTGTTCATGCTGCCCGACCCCGCGCACGCCCACGTCTCAAGCACGCTCGTGCGCCAGGTCGCATCGCTCGGTGGCGACGTCACCCCATATGTACCGAAAGCGGTTGCCCGCTTCCTCGATAAGACAAGGCCCGCTTGATGAACGCCACGCGCGTATATGAAGAAAACATTCGCGAATTCGCGAAGCGACCGGGGGAGATGCGCGAACGCTCGCGAACCTTTGCTATCCCCGAACAGTTTGGCGAGGCTCTCGCCGTCATCCGCAAGGGTGAAGAACTTGAGCTGAACGTTCGCTTGGAATCAGTCCACGAGGGCATCCTTGCCTCCGTCGACGCACACACCACACTGCACGCAGAATGCGGTCGTTGCTTGAAAGAATTCGCCACGCCGTTTGAAGTCGAGTTCCAGGAACTTTTCGCGTATACTCCTACAGAGGCCGACGAGTATGGGGTTCACGGTGATCACGTGGATCTTGAACCCCCGCTCCGAGACGCGGTAGTGCTTGCACTTCCGTTCCAGCCAGTGTGTCGCCCGGACTGCCCGGGGCTCGATCCCGAGTCCGGTGAGCTGCGCGAGGCCGAGGCTGCAGTGTCGTCTGACGCAGATCTTGATCCGCGGTGGGCAGCACTGGCTCGCTTCACAGCGGGCACGGTCACGGCTGACCAAAAATCTGGCTCGGGGGAGTTTCCCGAGTCTAAAAGCAAGTAGGAAAGAGAACATCATGGCTGTTCCGAAACGGAAGATGTCGCGCTCGAACACCCGTCACCGCCGCTCGGCGTGGAAGGCCTCGGTTCCGACCCTGGTCAAGACTGTAGTTGACGGCAAGACCGTTTACAGCCTTCCCCACCGCGCTCGCGTAGTCGAGGACTCACAGGGCACCCCCCTGTTCCTTGAGTACAAGGGCCGCAAGGTAGCTGACGCGTAAGTCTTATCGCGTGACAGGGAACGATTCATCGATCCCGCACACCGAAGCTGCGACGCCGTCGGGAACGCCTCAGGGCGGCCCCGGCGGCGTTCTGCATTCATTCGGTGTTGCGGTAAAAGACGAGCTCTTGCAGCTCGCGCTCACGCACCGGTCGTGGGCATACGAACACGACGGCGCACCCCACAACGAGCGGCTCGAATTTTTGGGCGACTCGATCTTGGGCCAGGCCGTCACCGTCAAGCTGTACAAGGACTACCCCGAGCTGAGTGAGGGCGACCTCGCAAAGCGACGTGCGGCGCTCGTGTCGACCGTGGCACTCGCAGAGGTGGCCCGCGGGCTCGACCTCGGCGACTGGCTACGCCTGGGCAAGGGCGAAGAAGGCACCGGCGGCCGTGACAAGGCCTCCATCCTCGCTGACACGGTCGAAGCGCTCATCGGCGCGGTCTACCTGTCAACGAACGGCGAGATCGCGGCACGCTTCGTGCTCGACCTCATTGCGCCGTTGCTGGCAGACCCCACCCGGTTCACTAACTCGCTTGACCCCAAAACCACGCTGCAGGCTGAAGCCGCGAAGCTGGGGTTGCCCCACCCGCCGTATCTCACGGCTGGCACGGGCCCCGACCACGCGAAGCGCTACGCCTCAACCGTCACCCTTGACGGTGTCACCGGCTTTGGTCGCGGCAGCAGCAAGAAGGTGGCCGAGCTGGCTGCCGCACGCGATGCGGTGAAGCAGCTCAACGCTCGGAAGAACTCCTAGCGGGTTATTTGATGCCTGAGCTGCCCGAGGTCGAAGTGGTACGCGCGGGGCTTGCCCCCGCCGTCACCGGCGCCCGCATCATCGGATGCGAGGTGCTCGACTCTCGGGCGCTCAAACGGCACGTGCCGCTCACGGGCGATGACGGGCAGGGCGGTCACGGCGTGACGCTGAGCGCTCTCGCCGGCGCAGAACGCGCCACCGATTTTGAACGCCGGGTCGTGGGTCTCACCCTTGCGGCCCCGCGCCGCCGCGGCAAATTCCTCTGGATCCCCGTGTCTGAGAAGCAGGCGCTTCTGGCCCACCTCGGCATGAGCGGCCAGGTGCTGCTGCGCGCTCTTGACGCGCCAGACGACAAGCACGTGCGCATCAGACTCTGGGTCGAACACCCGCAGCACGGTGAGCTCAGGCTCGACTTCGCCGACCAACGCCTCTTTGGGTCGCTCGCGCTCGACGCGTTGACACCCGATGCACGCGGGCTGGCCGACGTGACCGCCGCCCAGCTGGCGTCGGTGCCGGCACAGGCCGCGCACATTGCGCCTGACCCGCTCGAGGAGTCCTTCGACGACGCCGAGTTTGTGCGCGCGATCCGCTCCCGCAGCCGCGGCATCAAGGTGCTGATTCTTGACCAGACGCTCATCAGCGGGGTGGGTAATATCTACGCTGACGAGGCACTGTGGCGGGCGAGGCTGCACCCCGAAACCGCCGGATCATCGCTCAGCGTGCGCAAGGCCGCTGAGCTGCTGATGCACCTGCGTGAGGTATTCTCAAAGGCCCTCGCAGAGGGCGGTACGAGCTTTGACGAGCAATACGTGAACGTCAATGGCCAGTCGGGCTACTTCGCTCATTCGCTGAATGCATATGGGCGCGGGGGAGAACCGTGCCCGCGGTGCGGCGGCGCTATTAAGCGGGTGCCGTTTGGCGGGCGCTCGTCGCACTTCTGCCCGAAGTGTCAGCGTAAGCGGTAGATGGGTTCCCACTTTCGGTACCTGATCCTTAACGGCGGAGACTGTTAGCTTACCTCGGCGTGTGAGGGATCGGTGTCGGGTTGAGGCCGACCCAACGCGTTGCGAGCTCGCGTATGCGATCGAGTTCTTCTTCATTGCCTCGGCCGCGACTGAGCGCCCGTGCGAGGGCGCGCGCCTCTGCGCGATCGGCGTCAGGGAGGGGCACGGCAGACGCAAGCATGGCGGGATACTCACTGAGCATTTCGCGGTATCGGGAGTTCCAGTTGGCACCCCCGTTGCCGCCAATCTCTGCCGCAATGCGGCCAGCCACTCTGATCACCTCGCCCTGCACCGTATTCGCGCTGCCTGCTGCTGGCACAAGGTAATCCCACAGTGCGTTGAAGCGGTCGGGCCACGCTGCGGCGTTGACCTTGATTGGTGAAACCCCATCGTGCCTCACGACGGGTGCGGCCGGCTCAACGCTGAAGAGTTTCAGCAACTGGGCAAGCGCAGCTTCTGTTCCAGGGAGTGCAGCTTCATCGAACGCTTCACGAATCTGTTCGAAGTCCTCACTGATCAGGTGGATGGCGTGCTGCAACTCCTGGGTGAGTGGTGCGCCCGCTTGAATGTGAGCCGCAGCAACTGAGGCAGCTTGTACGAGGTCTGACCCCCTCGTGCGCCTGAGGCGATACAACAGCGCCGTTTCGCCGTCGTCATTGACAGCGAGAACGTTGGCCCCGGCGTTGATCAAGGTGCGAGTGTGAGTCGAATGACTACTCGCGTCGAATAGGGGAGTGCGGCCGCTATCGTCAGTCCGTTCGAGGTCAGCCCCCAAACCGATAAGTAGCGCAGGCTGCCCATTCCATGAGCCGGAGTGATGGTGCAGCGGTGTGCGGCCTCTTTCATCGGGCGCGTGAATATCGGCTCCCTGAGCAAGTAGCCAGCGAATCAGCTCGGCCGGTACGCCGTCGTAAGACAGGGCAGGGGCTTTCCAAGTCCCGCCTCGCGCATTGACGATTGACGCCTCGAATACGGCTTGCATGGCCGCAATATCGCCAGATTCAACGCACGCGTGTACTTACGGCGACGTAGCTTTCATCACTCGGGATGTATTTCACCTCGACCGCCGAACCCGGTTGTAAACCTGGCAGGGCGATGCCCGGCACCGGCATTTCTCTGTGGGAATCGAACGTTGATCCGTCTGGGCGGGTCACCCTCAGCTTGATGCGCATGACGGCTTCATCAGCTCCGATTTCTCCGGTGGGCTGAAGCTGCATGACCACTGCCTTCGCGCTCAGTCCGAGTTTGGCCACGTGCACCTGCTGTTCGGTGAGCTTTCCCTGTCTCATGCGCGATTGGTACAGGACCTCGGCCAGTTGTTCTTCATGAGCCACAGGTGCGAAAGCGATCTTATTATTTGGTAGATACAGCACAGGAACCGTTGCGCCGGGAACAAAATCGCTGAC
It encodes:
- the rsmD gene encoding 16S rRNA (guanine(966)-N(2))-methyltransferase RsmD, whose amino-acid sequence is MTRIISGVAGSLRLEVPQAGTRPTSDRVREAIFSTLVSWGLTEDARVLDLYAGSGALGLESASRGAASVTLVEKNQQAAGVAERNWRTIKPSFAHARVQPPVVEVAKQSVQAFLDARALRDPAPTWDVVFLDPPYDLGEAELSANLAALVPMLAADAAVLVERSSRSPEPTWPAGLEPVRDKRHGETALWWAEPTQ
- a CDS encoding ATP-dependent DNA helicase RecG, coding for MENVTLETPLVGIIGDRTATVLERAFEMHTVEDLLMHFPRRYSKRGELSPLKELPIGEHITVVAEVLEVRERRMQRRNGSLIEARITDGEGFLTITFFNQKWRLKDLQARRRGVFSGKVSEYRGALQLQQPDYELFEHRDDAPGGEALSEAAAKAWSQVPVPLYPATGQAQSWAIHRAIGVVLDQLDPVPDPLPMYVVATEGLMSFDQALRLVHQPEVDEHWQQARQSLLFREAFELQLALLDRRRRVGLAPAMPREKDGELLTRFDGTLPFTLTGDQQRAGETIANDLADVHPMHRLLQGEVGSGKTLVALRAMLQVAEDGGQSALLSPTEVLASQHFRSINESLGPDLAAEVGVVLLTGRMPAAERKKALLALASGAARIAIGTHALLGDKVSMYDLGLVVIDEQHRFGVDQREALRKKGNNPHTLAMTATPIPRTVALTAFGDLEVSTIKELPAGRQGIKTVVVHEEYTPDRKTRMWQEVFSQLEEGRQIYFVCPAIDQTELDPELDAEIDGPVAAHTAADANAPAAPPKPPVANVTDTVALLRRSRKYEGIRVEGMYGSMPTDEKDRIMQDFASGDIGILVSTTVIEVGVNVPNASMMIVRNADRFGISQLHQLRGRVGRGQHAGRCLLLTSAEEGTPALERLLAVAATTDGFQLAEADLEQRREGDILGTRQSGGRSTLRLLRVTEHGELIVHAREVAADLLDGDPLLEQYPLLASRIAAEESHIENLAKS
- a CDS encoding ABC transporter ATP-binding protein encodes the protein MIEARGLTKQYGDKRAVDDVTFSIAPGQVTGFLGPNGAGKSTTMRLILGLDKASSGTVTVNGMRYSEMASPLTQVGALLDAKGVHPGRTARSHLRAIAATHGISDRRVNDVLEQTGLESVAHKRVGGYSLGMGQRLGIAAALLGDPGVLILDEPVNGLDPDGVRWIRELLRFLASEGRTVLLSSHLMTEMAQTADHIIVLARGQVKADAPLAEFLDVQGKRMVTVRSPESARLASLIMREIPGCRLDSSGDAGFTAQGIETAQVGRIALNAGIELHELASSGSNLEDAYLSLTQDDVEYTTERYAA
- a CDS encoding ABC transporter permease; its protein translation is MTTTLVIDGSKVPGEASPTPPRKVTPGTAVMGAKLSFGGMLRSERIKLSSLRSVKATLLCTLVAGLGLGALIAVLWNAENDLAAASASDLNTYLLLSGTTAAPFLGLIFGVLGVLVMSSEYASGLIQSTLVAAPRRMPVFLAKAAVLAVGAALTALLIVGGSMGVATLIFPGAAAQFMTPQIISAVLGTVGYLVLLALFAYGVATLTRNAAASIGIVAGVTFVAPIALSIMSMTGWDWVYTVMDYLPMTLGNTLAQGILPADQMGSGLDYWGALCAIAVWAIVTVVPGAILFTKRDAR
- a CDS encoding sensor histidine kinase, encoding MTSVTSTDAVLPKPPGLFRQFLATHPLAVDVFIVVWYFIGAGIGVMFDYAELSMFAAGADSTSYLDWPWWPFAVLRVLVVAAALLYRRKFPLIGLFAVTIATLGPHEVQSAATFVALCFMLYAVPVYRSVRAAWAGYGFVMVVTITQAVFAVSDEISTAASNGVSLDAWHNIRSLLSYSSMPGLMYLAIVMFGINLGNRRRYVEAIIERAHQLVDERDQRARLAVAEERARISREMHDIVAHSLSVMIALSEGSARAAANAPEAASDAMRKSAETGRTALAEMRRLLGALRSGDDSPELAPQPGMDDLADLAQGFRDTGLRVGLRIDGQPSGDRGQELAVYRAVQEALTNVLRYAGRGAQVNVTVRSTRDATRVTVRDFGPVTGAIPLRTGLGAGLGLAGLKERARMLGGEAAAGPAEEGPGWEMRVRLPAALDARDTDPSTAK